One segment of Clavelina lepadiformis chromosome 2, kaClaLepa1.1, whole genome shotgun sequence DNA contains the following:
- the LOC143445577 gene encoding uncharacterized protein LOC143445577 isoform X1 codes for MPSETASPLLNCGDYIKDRWKVTRKIGGGGFGEIFEAVDTTSGEAIAIKIESARQTKQVLKMEVAVLKALQGRDHVCRFIACGRNERFNYVVMSLVGRNLAELRRSQPRGMFTISTTLRLGKQILLGIKNIHSVGFLHRDIKPSNFAMGRTSATCRTVYMLDFGLSRQYTNAAGDIRQARTVAGFRGTVRYASINAHHNREMGCHDDLWSLLYMLVEFVNGQLPWRKIKDKEQVGILKEKFDDKALLKHMPHEMLDLYHHISNLQYYDKPDYEYVYSLFEKSIARKNICDSDPFDWERGCGEGSVTTTTTSTPPRGDRHTAGPAGMEIVSGVAEAANTEHEMEEADNLLDEPEPAGRQPPRILNELHPVANIISGSMVGSPRRRLPIPQAQITPTNEYNDEEPELLHIKGNGNYSTDMNFNAKPQINPEKVAIDTKEEVEVGSKRHSDAVFNHDVKKQAKDKSVVISEKLQTRLPVLQNTPASSKDIIVPTPLHLQKLADINFTEDVPYENALETNPARRSNPKLLVDDNTATKNNTKEYKPDHKKLAVIPSIDIISAEKDLYSTERSDQDKLPVMILGKIGILPQSNMEDDDNKISMNSNINSTVNTHAQAWDGGFNKNVQESQNTNKLGPENSDLLPAKDMVVTKFDIDEENIELMAEFDAYDASSLEKQKNDGKGHLLQTKMPFITHGNKSIDDVFGVKERFATSKNNNSSSPSLVCSDGSNTGYNAEGSAAEGQNDLSPDLFSSSSREVKKKASRFSGNITPLSRRLLQRSVSDVSESSESARKKFTKKQADQFDKKATTKQSLNLPKKKNLSDLFVSSLDEQPHSISASTEDSRQRTPRHVRSPLLPIEQLSELRENANEMSDDINLDALKKTPRSAQTINSLNEATPKHSRIPVRISLVASPVSMKNEPSTLQADSSKRSLLNTVLDNTNKTTSNKAQQKAEAKSLQSQSQSQSQQLIPRPPECKRPTTSAVQAARRRRYKPIESSSKSSPNNSKFKSLQGIGVSSSVKALKLNYSSPMQGSSTGRVDRLNSSNEDSITQSNSRSLIGRRGRNQIDLQRKISPVKTNKEVKTTFSKTDSAKKTSSKLARSALSTRGTDKTETKKNSFFSSRKTFDKPSKR; via the exons ATGCCTTCAGAAACTGCAAGTCCCTTACTGAACTGTGGTGACTACATCAAGGATCGATGGAAAGTA actcgTAAAATTGGAGGAGGAGGATTTG GAGAAATTTTTGAGGCAGTTGACACTACAAGTGGAGAAGCAATTGCAATTAAAATAGAGTCAGCCAGACAAACAAAACAG gtTTTGAAAATGGAAGTTGCAGTGTTGAAAGCATTGCAGGGAAGAGATCATGTGTGTCGATTTATTGCTTGTGGGAGAAATGAAAGATTTAATTATGTTGTTATGTCATTAGTT GGTAGAAACCTAGCAGAACTGAGGAGGAGTCAGCCACGAGGTATGTTTACAATCAGTACGACATTGCGCTTGGGAAAGCAGATCTTGCTTGGTATAAAGAATATTCATAGTGTTGGTTTCTTACACAG AGACATCAAGCCCTCAAACTTTGCTATGGGTAGAACGTCAGCAACGTGTAGAACAGTTTATATGCTTGATTTTGGTTTGTCCCGACAATACACTAATGCAGCTGGAGATATTCGCCAG GCTCGAACTGTAGCTGGTTTTCGTGGCACAGTAAGATATGCTTCTATTAATGCTCATCATAATCGTGAGATGGGCTGCCATGATGATTTGTGGTCTTTATTGTATATGCTTGTCGAATTTGTAAATGGCCAACTTCCATGGCGAAAAATTAAAGACAAGGAGCAG gtTGGAATTCTGAAGGAGAAATTCGACGACAAAGCTCTTCTGAAACACATGCCCCATGAAATGCTGGATTTATATCACCATATTTCAAACTTACAGTATTATGACAAACCGGACTATGAG TACGTGTATAGTCTTTTTGAGAAGTCAATCGCAAGAAAGAATATTTGTGACTCAGATCCGTTTGACTGGGAAAGAGGTTGTGGTGAAGGATCAGtaactacaacaacaacatcaaCTCCACCACGTGGTGATCGGCATACTGCTGGGCCAGCTGG TATGGAAATTGTGTCTGGTGTAGCAGAAGCTGCAAACACAGAACATGAGATGGAAGAAGCCGATAACTTACTTGATGAACCTGAGCCTGCGGGACGTCAGCCTCCACGAATTTTGAATGAGCTGCATCCTGTAGCTAACATTATCTCCGGGAGTATGGTTGGTAGTCCACGTCGAAGGTTGCCCATACCTCAG GCCCAAATTACTCCTACCAATGAATATAATGATGAAGAACCAGAACTTCTTCATATAAAAGGCAATGGAAATTATTCAACTGATATGAATTTCAATGCTAAACCACag ATTAATCCTGAAAAAGTTGCAATTGATACCAAAGAAGAG GTTGAGGTTGGGTCAAAGAGACATAGTGATGCTGTATTTAACCATGATGTAAAGAAACAGGCAAAAGATAAATCAGTGGTAATCTCAGAAAAATTGCAG ACTAGACTACCAGTCTTGCAAAATACACCTGCATCAAGCAAAGATATCATAGTTCCAACGCCATTACATTTACAAAAGCTTGCTGACATTAACTTTACTGAAGATGTACCATATGAGAATGCACTTGAAACGAATCCAGCCAGGCGATCAAATCCGAAACTTTTGGTAGATGACAATACAGCTACTAAGAATAATACAAAGGAATACAAACCAGACCATAAAAAACTAGCGGTGATCCCAAGCATTGATATTATATCAGCGGAAAAGGATTTATATAGCACTGAACGCAGTGATCAGGATAAACTGCCTGTCATGATCCTGGGGAAAATTGGCATTCTGCCTCAAAGTAATATGGAAGATGATGATAATAAAATAAGCATGAACAGTAATATTAACAGTACTGTAAATACACATGCACAAGCATGGGATGgtggatttaataaaaatgtcCAAGAAAGTCAAAACACTAATAAACTTGGTCCAGAGAACTCAGATCTTTTGCCTGCAAAAGATATGGTTGTCACCAAGTTTGATATAGATGAGGAGAACATTGAACTAATGGCTGAGTTTGATGCTTACGATGCATCTTCAttagaaaagcaaaaaaatgatGGAAAGGGTCATTTGTTGCAAACGAAGATGCCCTTCATTACTCATGGCAATAAATCTATAGATGATGTATTTGGTGTTAAGGAACGTTTTGCCACatctaaaaacaataatagtaGCAGTCCAAGCTTGGTGTGTTCTGATGGCAGCAATACTGGTTACAATGCAGAAGGCAGTGCTGCAGAGGGTCAAAATGACTTATCTCCAGATTTGTTTTCATCCAGCAG CAGGGAAGTCAAGAAAAAAGCAAGTCGATTTTCGGGCAATATAACTCCTTTATCTCGTCGTCTTCTTCAGCGATCTGTTAGTGATGTTTCTGAATCTAGTGAATCTGCAAGGAAGAAATTTACAAAGAAACAAGCAGAccaatttgataaaaaagcaACCACTAAACA ATCGCTTAACCTACCGAAGAAGAAGAATTTGTCCGACCTTTTTGTATCATCATTGGATGAACAACCACATTCAATTTCAGCATCAACTGAAGATTCAAGACAACGAA CACCCCGGCATGTTAGATCACCGTTACTTCCcattgagcaattgagtgaGTTGAGAGAGAATGCTAATGAGATGTCAGATGATATAAATTTGGACGCTCTTAAAAAGACTCCCAGAAGCGCACAAACAATCAACTCTTTGAATGAAGCAACACCAAAGCATAG TCGAATTCCTGTGAGGATTTCGCTTGTAGCTTCACCTGTTTCTATGAAAAATGAACCAAGTACATTACAAg CAGATTCTTCAAAGCGATCGTTGCTTAATACGGTCTTAGacaatacaaataaaacaacctCCAATAAAGCACAACAAAAAGCGGAAGCAAAAAGTTTACAATCACAATCGCAATCGCAATCACAACAGTTAATACCTCGTCCACCTGAATGTAAACGTCCCACAACGAGCGCGGTCCAAGCTGCTAG GAGACGTCGGTATAAACCGATCGAAAGTTCTTCCAAGTCTTCACCAAATAATAGTAAATTCAAAAGCTTACAAGGTATTGGTGTTTCATCATCAGTGAAAGCTTTGAAATTGAACTATTCGTCGCCTATGCAGGGGAGTAGTACTGGAAGGGTAGACCGTTTAAATAGTTCCAATGAAGATAGTATAACACAGAGTAATAGCAGAAGTCTCATTGGACGGCGCGGAAGAAATCAGATTGATTTACAGCGAAAAATATCTCCGGTAAAGACTAACAAGGAAGTGAAAACGACCTTCTCTAAAACCGACTCAGCTAAGAAAACTTCCAGTAAACTTGCCAGGTCCGCTTTGTCGACAAGGGGCACCGACAAGACTGAAACCAAGAAAAactcttttttttcttctcgGAAAACTTTTGATAAACCATCTAAAAGATAA
- the LOC143445577 gene encoding uncharacterized protein LOC143445577 isoform X2, translated as MPSETASPLLNCGDYIKDRWKVTRKIGGGGFGEIFEAVDTTSGEAIAIKIESARQTKQVLKMEVAVLKALQGRDHVCRFIACGRNERFNYVVMSLVGRNLAELRRSQPRGMFTISTTLRLGKQILLGIKNIHSVGFLHRDIKPSNFAMGRTSATCRTVYMLDFGLSRQYTNAAGDIRQARTVAGFRGTVRYASINAHHNREMGCHDDLWSLLYMLVEFVNGQLPWRKIKDKEQVGILKEKFDDKALLKHMPHEMLDLYHHISNLQYYDKPDYEYVYSLFEKSIARKNICDSDPFDWERGCGEGSVTTTTTSTPPRGDRHTAGPAGMEIVSGVAEAANTEHEMEEADNLLDEPEPAGRQPPRILNELHPVANIISGSMVGSPRRRLPIPQAQITPTNEYNDEEPELLHIKGNGNYSTDMNFNAKPQINPEKVAIDTKEEVEVGSKRHSDAVFNHDVKKQAKDKSVVISEKLQTRLPVLQNTPASSKDIIVPTPLHLQKLADINFTEDVPYENALETNPARRSNPKLLVDDNTATKNNTKEYKPDHKKLAVIPSIDIISAEKDLYSTERSDQDKLPVMILGKIGILPQSNMEDDDNKISMNSNINSTVNTHAQAWDGGFNKNVQESQNTNKLGPENSDLLPAKDMVVTKFDIDEENIELMAEFDAYDASSLEKQKNDGKGHLLQTKMPFITHGNKSIDDVFGVKERFATSKNNNSSSPSLVCSDGSNTGYNAEGSAAEGQNDLSPDLFSSSSREVKKKASRFSGNITPLSRRLLQRSVSDVSESSESARKKFTKKQADQFDKKATTKQSLNLPKKKNLSDLFVSSLDEQPHSISASTEDSRQRTPRHVRSPLLPIEQLSELRENANEMSDDINLDALKKTPRSAQTINSLNEATPKHSRIPVRISLVASPVSMKNEPSTLQDSSKRSLLNTVLDNTNKTTSNKAQQKAEAKSLQSQSQSQSQQLIPRPPECKRPTTSAVQAARRRRYKPIESSSKSSPNNSKFKSLQGIGVSSSVKALKLNYSSPMQGSSTGRVDRLNSSNEDSITQSNSRSLIGRRGRNQIDLQRKISPVKTNKEVKTTFSKTDSAKKTSSKLARSALSTRGTDKTETKKNSFFSSRKTFDKPSKR; from the exons ATGCCTTCAGAAACTGCAAGTCCCTTACTGAACTGTGGTGACTACATCAAGGATCGATGGAAAGTA actcgTAAAATTGGAGGAGGAGGATTTG GAGAAATTTTTGAGGCAGTTGACACTACAAGTGGAGAAGCAATTGCAATTAAAATAGAGTCAGCCAGACAAACAAAACAG gtTTTGAAAATGGAAGTTGCAGTGTTGAAAGCATTGCAGGGAAGAGATCATGTGTGTCGATTTATTGCTTGTGGGAGAAATGAAAGATTTAATTATGTTGTTATGTCATTAGTT GGTAGAAACCTAGCAGAACTGAGGAGGAGTCAGCCACGAGGTATGTTTACAATCAGTACGACATTGCGCTTGGGAAAGCAGATCTTGCTTGGTATAAAGAATATTCATAGTGTTGGTTTCTTACACAG AGACATCAAGCCCTCAAACTTTGCTATGGGTAGAACGTCAGCAACGTGTAGAACAGTTTATATGCTTGATTTTGGTTTGTCCCGACAATACACTAATGCAGCTGGAGATATTCGCCAG GCTCGAACTGTAGCTGGTTTTCGTGGCACAGTAAGATATGCTTCTATTAATGCTCATCATAATCGTGAGATGGGCTGCCATGATGATTTGTGGTCTTTATTGTATATGCTTGTCGAATTTGTAAATGGCCAACTTCCATGGCGAAAAATTAAAGACAAGGAGCAG gtTGGAATTCTGAAGGAGAAATTCGACGACAAAGCTCTTCTGAAACACATGCCCCATGAAATGCTGGATTTATATCACCATATTTCAAACTTACAGTATTATGACAAACCGGACTATGAG TACGTGTATAGTCTTTTTGAGAAGTCAATCGCAAGAAAGAATATTTGTGACTCAGATCCGTTTGACTGGGAAAGAGGTTGTGGTGAAGGATCAGtaactacaacaacaacatcaaCTCCACCACGTGGTGATCGGCATACTGCTGGGCCAGCTGG TATGGAAATTGTGTCTGGTGTAGCAGAAGCTGCAAACACAGAACATGAGATGGAAGAAGCCGATAACTTACTTGATGAACCTGAGCCTGCGGGACGTCAGCCTCCACGAATTTTGAATGAGCTGCATCCTGTAGCTAACATTATCTCCGGGAGTATGGTTGGTAGTCCACGTCGAAGGTTGCCCATACCTCAG GCCCAAATTACTCCTACCAATGAATATAATGATGAAGAACCAGAACTTCTTCATATAAAAGGCAATGGAAATTATTCAACTGATATGAATTTCAATGCTAAACCACag ATTAATCCTGAAAAAGTTGCAATTGATACCAAAGAAGAG GTTGAGGTTGGGTCAAAGAGACATAGTGATGCTGTATTTAACCATGATGTAAAGAAACAGGCAAAAGATAAATCAGTGGTAATCTCAGAAAAATTGCAG ACTAGACTACCAGTCTTGCAAAATACACCTGCATCAAGCAAAGATATCATAGTTCCAACGCCATTACATTTACAAAAGCTTGCTGACATTAACTTTACTGAAGATGTACCATATGAGAATGCACTTGAAACGAATCCAGCCAGGCGATCAAATCCGAAACTTTTGGTAGATGACAATACAGCTACTAAGAATAATACAAAGGAATACAAACCAGACCATAAAAAACTAGCGGTGATCCCAAGCATTGATATTATATCAGCGGAAAAGGATTTATATAGCACTGAACGCAGTGATCAGGATAAACTGCCTGTCATGATCCTGGGGAAAATTGGCATTCTGCCTCAAAGTAATATGGAAGATGATGATAATAAAATAAGCATGAACAGTAATATTAACAGTACTGTAAATACACATGCACAAGCATGGGATGgtggatttaataaaaatgtcCAAGAAAGTCAAAACACTAATAAACTTGGTCCAGAGAACTCAGATCTTTTGCCTGCAAAAGATATGGTTGTCACCAAGTTTGATATAGATGAGGAGAACATTGAACTAATGGCTGAGTTTGATGCTTACGATGCATCTTCAttagaaaagcaaaaaaatgatGGAAAGGGTCATTTGTTGCAAACGAAGATGCCCTTCATTACTCATGGCAATAAATCTATAGATGATGTATTTGGTGTTAAGGAACGTTTTGCCACatctaaaaacaataatagtaGCAGTCCAAGCTTGGTGTGTTCTGATGGCAGCAATACTGGTTACAATGCAGAAGGCAGTGCTGCAGAGGGTCAAAATGACTTATCTCCAGATTTGTTTTCATCCAGCAG CAGGGAAGTCAAGAAAAAAGCAAGTCGATTTTCGGGCAATATAACTCCTTTATCTCGTCGTCTTCTTCAGCGATCTGTTAGTGATGTTTCTGAATCTAGTGAATCTGCAAGGAAGAAATTTACAAAGAAACAAGCAGAccaatttgataaaaaagcaACCACTAAACA ATCGCTTAACCTACCGAAGAAGAAGAATTTGTCCGACCTTTTTGTATCATCATTGGATGAACAACCACATTCAATTTCAGCATCAACTGAAGATTCAAGACAACGAA CACCCCGGCATGTTAGATCACCGTTACTTCCcattgagcaattgagtgaGTTGAGAGAGAATGCTAATGAGATGTCAGATGATATAAATTTGGACGCTCTTAAAAAGACTCCCAGAAGCGCACAAACAATCAACTCTTTGAATGAAGCAACACCAAAGCATAG TCGAATTCCTGTGAGGATTTCGCTTGTAGCTTCACCTGTTTCTATGAAAAATGAACCAAGTACATTACAAg ATTCTTCAAAGCGATCGTTGCTTAATACGGTCTTAGacaatacaaataaaacaacctCCAATAAAGCACAACAAAAAGCGGAAGCAAAAAGTTTACAATCACAATCGCAATCGCAATCACAACAGTTAATACCTCGTCCACCTGAATGTAAACGTCCCACAACGAGCGCGGTCCAAGCTGCTAG GAGACGTCGGTATAAACCGATCGAAAGTTCTTCCAAGTCTTCACCAAATAATAGTAAATTCAAAAGCTTACAAGGTATTGGTGTTTCATCATCAGTGAAAGCTTTGAAATTGAACTATTCGTCGCCTATGCAGGGGAGTAGTACTGGAAGGGTAGACCGTTTAAATAGTTCCAATGAAGATAGTATAACACAGAGTAATAGCAGAAGTCTCATTGGACGGCGCGGAAGAAATCAGATTGATTTACAGCGAAAAATATCTCCGGTAAAGACTAACAAGGAAGTGAAAACGACCTTCTCTAAAACCGACTCAGCTAAGAAAACTTCCAGTAAACTTGCCAGGTCCGCTTTGTCGACAAGGGGCACCGACAAGACTGAAACCAAGAAAAactcttttttttcttctcgGAAAACTTTTGATAAACCATCTAAAAGATAA
- the LOC143445577 gene encoding uncharacterized protein LOC143445577 isoform X3: MPSETASPLLNCGDYIKDRWKVTRKIGGGGFGEIFEAVDTTSGEAIAIKIESARQTKQVLKMEVAVLKALQGRDHVCRFIACGRNERFNYVVMSLVGRNLAELRRSQPRGMFTISTTLRLGKQILLGIKNIHSVGFLHRDIKPSNFAMGRTSATCRTVYMLDFGLSRQYTNAAGDIRQARTVAGFRGTVRYASINAHHNREMGCHDDLWSLLYMLVEFVNGQLPWRKIKDKEQVGILKEKFDDKALLKHMPHEMLDLYHHISNLQYYDKPDYEYVYSLFEKSIARKNICDSDPFDWERGCGEGSVTTTTTSTPPRGDRHTAGPAGMEIVSGVAEAANTEHEMEEADNLLDEPEPAGRQPPRILNELHPVANIISGSMVGSPRRRLPIPQAQITPTNEYNDEEPELLHIKGNGNYSTDMNFNAKPQINPEKVAIDTKEEVEVGSKRHSDAVFNHDVKKQAKDKSVVISEKLQTRLPVLQNTPASSKDIIVPTPLHLQKLADINFTEDVPYENALETNPARRSNPKLLVDDNTATKNNTKEYKPDHKKLAVIPSIDIISAEKDLYSTERSDQDKLPVMILGKIGILPQSNMEDDDNKISMNSNINSTVNTHAQAWDGGFNKNVQESQNTNKLGPENSDLLPAKDMVVTKFDIDEENIELMAEFDAYDASSLEKQKNDGKGHLLQTKMPFITHGNKSIDDVFGVKERFATSKNNNSSSPSLVCSDGSNTGYNAEGSAAEGQNDLSPDLFSSSREVKKKASRFSGNITPLSRRLLQRSVSDVSESSESARKKFTKKQADQFDKKATTKQSLNLPKKKNLSDLFVSSLDEQPHSISASTEDSRQRTPRHVRSPLLPIEQLSELRENANEMSDDINLDALKKTPRSAQTINSLNEATPKHSRIPVRISLVASPVSMKNEPSTLQADSSKRSLLNTVLDNTNKTTSNKAQQKAEAKSLQSQSQSQSQQLIPRPPECKRPTTSAVQAARRRRYKPIESSSKSSPNNSKFKSLQGIGVSSSVKALKLNYSSPMQGSSTGRVDRLNSSNEDSITQSNSRSLIGRRGRNQIDLQRKISPVKTNKEVKTTFSKTDSAKKTSSKLARSALSTRGTDKTETKKNSFFSSRKTFDKPSKR; the protein is encoded by the exons ATGCCTTCAGAAACTGCAAGTCCCTTACTGAACTGTGGTGACTACATCAAGGATCGATGGAAAGTA actcgTAAAATTGGAGGAGGAGGATTTG GAGAAATTTTTGAGGCAGTTGACACTACAAGTGGAGAAGCAATTGCAATTAAAATAGAGTCAGCCAGACAAACAAAACAG gtTTTGAAAATGGAAGTTGCAGTGTTGAAAGCATTGCAGGGAAGAGATCATGTGTGTCGATTTATTGCTTGTGGGAGAAATGAAAGATTTAATTATGTTGTTATGTCATTAGTT GGTAGAAACCTAGCAGAACTGAGGAGGAGTCAGCCACGAGGTATGTTTACAATCAGTACGACATTGCGCTTGGGAAAGCAGATCTTGCTTGGTATAAAGAATATTCATAGTGTTGGTTTCTTACACAG AGACATCAAGCCCTCAAACTTTGCTATGGGTAGAACGTCAGCAACGTGTAGAACAGTTTATATGCTTGATTTTGGTTTGTCCCGACAATACACTAATGCAGCTGGAGATATTCGCCAG GCTCGAACTGTAGCTGGTTTTCGTGGCACAGTAAGATATGCTTCTATTAATGCTCATCATAATCGTGAGATGGGCTGCCATGATGATTTGTGGTCTTTATTGTATATGCTTGTCGAATTTGTAAATGGCCAACTTCCATGGCGAAAAATTAAAGACAAGGAGCAG gtTGGAATTCTGAAGGAGAAATTCGACGACAAAGCTCTTCTGAAACACATGCCCCATGAAATGCTGGATTTATATCACCATATTTCAAACTTACAGTATTATGACAAACCGGACTATGAG TACGTGTATAGTCTTTTTGAGAAGTCAATCGCAAGAAAGAATATTTGTGACTCAGATCCGTTTGACTGGGAAAGAGGTTGTGGTGAAGGATCAGtaactacaacaacaacatcaaCTCCACCACGTGGTGATCGGCATACTGCTGGGCCAGCTGG TATGGAAATTGTGTCTGGTGTAGCAGAAGCTGCAAACACAGAACATGAGATGGAAGAAGCCGATAACTTACTTGATGAACCTGAGCCTGCGGGACGTCAGCCTCCACGAATTTTGAATGAGCTGCATCCTGTAGCTAACATTATCTCCGGGAGTATGGTTGGTAGTCCACGTCGAAGGTTGCCCATACCTCAG GCCCAAATTACTCCTACCAATGAATATAATGATGAAGAACCAGAACTTCTTCATATAAAAGGCAATGGAAATTATTCAACTGATATGAATTTCAATGCTAAACCACag ATTAATCCTGAAAAAGTTGCAATTGATACCAAAGAAGAG GTTGAGGTTGGGTCAAAGAGACATAGTGATGCTGTATTTAACCATGATGTAAAGAAACAGGCAAAAGATAAATCAGTGGTAATCTCAGAAAAATTGCAG ACTAGACTACCAGTCTTGCAAAATACACCTGCATCAAGCAAAGATATCATAGTTCCAACGCCATTACATTTACAAAAGCTTGCTGACATTAACTTTACTGAAGATGTACCATATGAGAATGCACTTGAAACGAATCCAGCCAGGCGATCAAATCCGAAACTTTTGGTAGATGACAATACAGCTACTAAGAATAATACAAAGGAATACAAACCAGACCATAAAAAACTAGCGGTGATCCCAAGCATTGATATTATATCAGCGGAAAAGGATTTATATAGCACTGAACGCAGTGATCAGGATAAACTGCCTGTCATGATCCTGGGGAAAATTGGCATTCTGCCTCAAAGTAATATGGAAGATGATGATAATAAAATAAGCATGAACAGTAATATTAACAGTACTGTAAATACACATGCACAAGCATGGGATGgtggatttaataaaaatgtcCAAGAAAGTCAAAACACTAATAAACTTGGTCCAGAGAACTCAGATCTTTTGCCTGCAAAAGATATGGTTGTCACCAAGTTTGATATAGATGAGGAGAACATTGAACTAATGGCTGAGTTTGATGCTTACGATGCATCTTCAttagaaaagcaaaaaaatgatGGAAAGGGTCATTTGTTGCAAACGAAGATGCCCTTCATTACTCATGGCAATAAATCTATAGATGATGTATTTGGTGTTAAGGAACGTTTTGCCACatctaaaaacaataatagtaGCAGTCCAAGCTTGGTGTGTTCTGATGGCAGCAATACTGGTTACAATGCAGAAGGCAGTGCTGCAGAGGGTCAAAATGACTTATCTCCAGATTTGTTTTCATCCAGCAG GGAAGTCAAGAAAAAAGCAAGTCGATTTTCGGGCAATATAACTCCTTTATCTCGTCGTCTTCTTCAGCGATCTGTTAGTGATGTTTCTGAATCTAGTGAATCTGCAAGGAAGAAATTTACAAAGAAACAAGCAGAccaatttgataaaaaagcaACCACTAAACA ATCGCTTAACCTACCGAAGAAGAAGAATTTGTCCGACCTTTTTGTATCATCATTGGATGAACAACCACATTCAATTTCAGCATCAACTGAAGATTCAAGACAACGAA CACCCCGGCATGTTAGATCACCGTTACTTCCcattgagcaattgagtgaGTTGAGAGAGAATGCTAATGAGATGTCAGATGATATAAATTTGGACGCTCTTAAAAAGACTCCCAGAAGCGCACAAACAATCAACTCTTTGAATGAAGCAACACCAAAGCATAG TCGAATTCCTGTGAGGATTTCGCTTGTAGCTTCACCTGTTTCTATGAAAAATGAACCAAGTACATTACAAg CAGATTCTTCAAAGCGATCGTTGCTTAATACGGTCTTAGacaatacaaataaaacaacctCCAATAAAGCACAACAAAAAGCGGAAGCAAAAAGTTTACAATCACAATCGCAATCGCAATCACAACAGTTAATACCTCGTCCACCTGAATGTAAACGTCCCACAACGAGCGCGGTCCAAGCTGCTAG GAGACGTCGGTATAAACCGATCGAAAGTTCTTCCAAGTCTTCACCAAATAATAGTAAATTCAAAAGCTTACAAGGTATTGGTGTTTCATCATCAGTGAAAGCTTTGAAATTGAACTATTCGTCGCCTATGCAGGGGAGTAGTACTGGAAGGGTAGACCGTTTAAATAGTTCCAATGAAGATAGTATAACACAGAGTAATAGCAGAAGTCTCATTGGACGGCGCGGAAGAAATCAGATTGATTTACAGCGAAAAATATCTCCGGTAAAGACTAACAAGGAAGTGAAAACGACCTTCTCTAAAACCGACTCAGCTAAGAAAACTTCCAGTAAACTTGCCAGGTCCGCTTTGTCGACAAGGGGCACCGACAAGACTGAAACCAAGAAAAactcttttttttcttctcgGAAAACTTTTGATAAACCATCTAAAAGATAA